CGAGACAGGAGTTTCTGCATTATGTGGGAAGCCACGCGAAACTCGATTAGTCTTACTTGAAATTTGAGATAAAGATTTAAAAAATAGACGTTGATTTAATGCCTTATTTTCAGCTCAAACCTCAAACTTAAGGCTCAACCTCAAACCTCAAACCTCAAACCCCGAACTATGTCCTTAAAAATATACAATTCCCTTTCCGGAGATAAAGAAATTTTCACTCCCATCCACGAAAACAACGTCGGGATGTATGTCTGCGGACCTACTGTTTACAGCAATGTACATTTGGGAAATGTACGTACTTTTATGTCATTCGATTTCGTGTACCGCGCGCTGACGCATCTTGGCTATAAAGTACGCTACGTACGGAATATTACCGATGCCGGCCATTTAACAGATGATGGCGATGTGGATAACGACCGTTTCGTGAAACAGTCGCGCCTCGAAAAACTGGAGCCGATGGAGATTGTACAGAAATATACGGTAGATTTCCACAAAGTGCTGGATGTATTCAATCTGTTGCCGCCTACCATAGAGCCTACAGCCACCGGGCATATTGTGGAGCAGATAGAACTGACGCAAAAACTCGTTGACAAAGGTTTCGCTTACGAAAGCAACGGGTCCGTATACTTCGATGTGCAGGAATATAACAGCCGCGGACTGAATTACGGTGAGCTTTCACGCAGAAATATTGAAGAACTCTTCGCCAATACACGCGATCTTGACGGGCAGAACGAAAAGAAAAACCCTCAGGATTTTGCATTGTGGAAAGCCGCCTCGCCTGCACACATCATGCGCTGGAACTCGCCTTGGGGCGAAGGATTTCCGGGTTGGCATTTAGAGTGTACGGCGATGTCAACTAAATACCTCGGTGAGAAATTCGATATTCATGGCGGGGGTATGGATCTTAAATTCCCGCATCATGAGTGCGAAGTCGCTCAGGGCAAGGCCTGCAACGGTACCGAGCCCGTTAATTACTGGTTACACGCCAATATGCTTACGATGAATGGCCAGCGGATGAGCAAATCTACCGGCAATTATATCCTGCCGATGGAGCTCGTGAGCGGAAGCAACAGTTTTTTTGAGAAAGCGTTCCATCCGGCTGTTGTGCGTTTTAATTTTCTTCAGGCGCATTACAGAAGTGTACTCGATATTTCGAATGAAGCGATGTTGGCCAGTGAAAAAGGTTTTCAGAGGCTGATGGATGCGATGAAAATTCTTTCTGATGTTCAATTAAAAACAGCTTCAAACTCTACATTTGATGTTGAGGCCTGGAAAAAGAAATGTTATGATGCGCTTACGGATGATTTTAATTCGCCGATATTGATTTCGCATCTGTTTGAAGCGGTGAATTTTATCTTCAGACTCAAAGACGGCAAAGAAACGGTCACTTCGACGGATTTAGAAAACCTTAAGCAACTTCTCAACGACTTTGTTTTTGATGTATTGGGACTGCAGAATGTAGAAGAAAATAATCATCAGAAGCTCGATCAGGCTTTGCAGGTGCTAATCGAACTCAGAAACCAGGCAAGAAAAGCTAAGAATTTCGACCTTTCAGATCAGATCCGCGACAGGCTTCTGGCTGAAGGCATTGAACTGAAGGATGGGCGCGACGGAACCACCTATGCTTTAAATTAAACCTAAGTTCGACAAATTAGTAAGCCTTTCGGATTATATTTCCGGAAGGTTTTTTTTATGTCTCAAAATGATCTTTACAACCTGTTGATTTACAGTGTCTAAGGTGCTTAAATTATTGCCCGATTATGGATAGAATCCACTGGATTTTTTTTAAATTGCAGGCTAAATTTTAGTCGTATGAAACTCTTTTTCAGCATTAACTTCAGAACTAAAGTAGGAGAAAACCTTCAGCTTTTGATCATTAAAAACCAAAACGTAGAAAAGAGCTGTCCGCTTACTTATTCGAAGGATGGAAACTGGGTAGCCGAAGTCGATTATTTTTCACGGGACATTACCTACAAATACAGGCTGACCGATGATTCCGGTACTATTCTCGATGAAGAATTTGCCGTTCACCGTCTGGACTTTCCTTATCAGTACGATGAGTTTATAATCCACGATACCTGGAACCTCAAGAATTTCCCTGAAAATTACCTCAATAATAAGATTCTCAAGAACAAATTAAGCGGTTTCAAACCCGAAAAAGTTTCAGTACTGAAGAAACACACGCATCTTTTCCGGCTTGAGGCCCCAATATATCAGAAAAATTGGCAGATCGTGATGCTCGGCGATCATGATGCGCTTGGCAACTGGGAGTATTTCAAGGCGGTACCTATGGCGCAGACCGATTTTGGGGTGTGGGAAGCGGCGCTTGAATTGCCGGCAAACCAAATCATTCACTACAAATACGGCTTGCGGAATTCCGATACTGGTGAGGTTTTCGATATAGAATATGGCGAAAACCGCTGGGCCACGCCGAACACCGAGAAGAATGTTCTGCAGATCAAGGCCGATCATTATTTCAGGTTTAAAGCGTTCGAAATGTACCACGCAGCAGGCGTCGCGGTTCCCGTATTCGCACTTAGAACCGAAAATGGTTTTGGTGTTGGTGAATTTAATGACCTTAAAAATCTCGCTGACTGGGCAAAGGAAACCAATCTTTCAGTGCTGCAGATTTTACCGATTAACGACACCACTGCAAATTACACCTGGACAGATTCTTATCCTTACGCAGCCATTTCGGTGTACGCGCTGCACCCGCAATATCTTTCACTTGAAAAACTGGATTTTGCAATTCCTGAGGATTTGCTGGAGCAGTTTAATATGGAGAAAACTGAACTTAACAGCCTAAGCCTTATCGATTACGAAAAGATGATTTCGGCGAAATGGAAATACATCACGGCCGTTTTTAATCTGAATAAAGACGAAATTTTAAAAGACAGGAATTTCCGCAAATTTTTAAAAGAAAACGATGAGTGGCTGTTGCCATATGCTGCATTCTGCGTTCAGCGTGATAAGTATAAAACGCCGGATTTCAACAGCTGGAAGACGCATAAAAAATATATTCCGGGTAAGATCGCACCTTTTTTCACCGCAAAAAGCAAAGATTTCTCCACAACCATGCTTCACGCCTGGGTGCAGTACCAGCTTCATGTTCAGCTAAAGGAAGCTATCGATTATACGCATGAACTAGGTATTTCGGTTAAAGGTGATTTACCGATCGGTATTTACCGGCATTCGGTTGAAGCCTGGACCGAACCCGACCTGTTCGGAATGGATTTTCAGGCAGGTGCTCCACCGGATCAGTTTACCGAATTGGGCCAAAACTGGGAATTCCCGACCTATAATTGGGAGGCGATGAAAGCAGACGGTTACCGCTGGTGGAAAAACCGTTTCAAAGCCCTTGAGCAGTATTTTGATGCGATGAGAATTGATCATATTTTGGGCTTCTTCAGGATCTGGCGGATGCCGGTAAGCGCCACACAGGGTCTTCTTGGGTATTTCTATCCCGCAGTTCCCGTAACAGCAGATGAATTCAGATCCAGAAATATTCCGTTTAATGAAGACCGTTACTGCAAACCTTTTATCAACGATCAGATTCTGTGGGATGAATTCGGTATGGAAAGAGACGCGATTCATAACCATTTTATGAATAATCACTTTAATGGAATTTATACCTTTAAAGAAGAATTCGACACTCAAAGAAAATTAACTGATTACTTTAAACAAAACCCATACGGTTGGGCGGAGGAAAAACTGATTTCACTTTGCGCGAACGTACTTTTCCTCATAGAAGAAAAAGACGGTGAAGGGGTATATCATCCACGGTTCAATGTCTCTAGAACCACTTCGTATCAATATCTGCCGGATTGGGAAAGAGCTGCTATCAACGATCTTTACAATGATTATTTCTTCAAACGCCAGGACGGTTTGTGGTACCAGAAAGCAATGGAGAAACTTCCTGTGATCCTTAACGCAACTGATATGTTGATTTGTGGTGAAGATTTAGGTTTTGTGCCCGAATCTGTACCCGTTGTAATGGACAGGCTTGCAATTACAGCGTTGAAAGTTCAGCGGATGCCATCTGATGATGTGGCCTGGTATAACCCAAAAGAAGCCGGCTATATGAACGTGGTGACTGCGAGTTCGCACGACAGTTCTACGCTGCGGCAGTGGTGGCATGAAGACCGGAACCTCACGCAACAGTATTTCCGTGATCAGCTTGGGCAGGCTGGGACCGCGCCACACAACCTGGAGCCGCAGCTCGCAGAGATGATAATGAAACAGCATCTGTACAACGACGCGATGCTGGCAATTTTCCCGATACAGGAATTTCTAGCCACCGATCCTGCGCTTACAAGGGCTGAAATGGACGAAGAAAGGATTAACCAACCCGCGGTTTTCCCGCATTACTGGAGATACAGGATGCACCTTAACCTTGAAAACCTTCTGGATAAGGGAGATTTCAACAATAAAATCGCCGGTTGGGTAGCAGATTCAAACAGAATGTAATTTTTTTCAATGAATATTCTAAAATTGAAATATTTTTTCTAATCAGGAATCGATTTTTAAATACATTGATAATCAGTGAAATAGCTGAAATACAAAGGAAGTTTGAACTTAGGTTTTAACTTCCTTTTTATATTTGAATCAAACTTACGGAAATTATTCGCAAATGCTTTATTGATAGAGGTTTACAGCGGTTTTGCAAATGTATTTGGCATGCTTTTCCTATTAAGCATCATGAACAAAAGAAGAAATATTAAAATGAAAAAAATACTTTTTGGACTTTCGGTGTTTTTTACCACATTGATGTCCGCCCAGATTTATCAGGATTATTATCCTACTTCAGACAACAGTGCCGGCTACTCGGATGTATATGACGACGAATTTTATTTTCCGGACGATTATTATTATGAGTATCCCGCAGATTATTACAGTAACGATCTGTACCGAAGCTATTATGACGATTACCGCCGAAGCATCTATGACGTAAACTGGAACCGTTTTTTCTCGGCTTACCAGCTCGCACCATGGCAGATTCAGCAGATTATGATGCTTAACGACCAGTTCCGATCCTACAGTGCGTGGAACTCTTATTACAGGTACAATCCGGACAGATGGTATTATGACAGGTTTTACTCGCTTGAAAGAATTTTAGGGCCACGGATCTTTGTTATTTTCCAGAACAACTATTATAACGGCTATAATCCGGTGGTGTATTACCAGAATTACAGAAGGCAGCATTATGTACCGCATGTTTACGTAGTTCCACGTTACAGAAATATCAATATCAACCGTTATCGTGTAGACCGTGTGAAGTATCACCAAACGAATCCACGACAGAATATTGGATTCCGCGACAATCCACGGACTGCCAATTCAAACGGAAATATTGCGCCACGGGCAGACGGTTTCCGGGAAGGTGCCCAGAAATCCGGTAGTACCCAAGGCTTCCGA
This window of the Flavobacteriaceae bacterium 3519-10 genome carries:
- a CDS encoding Cysteinyl-tRNA synthetase — translated: MSLKIYNSLSGDKEIFTPIHENNVGMYVCGPTVYSNVHLGNVRTFMSFDFVYRALTHLGYKVRYVRNITDAGHLTDDGDVDNDRFVKQSRLEKLEPMEIVQKYTVDFHKVLDVFNLLPPTIEPTATGHIVEQIELTQKLVDKGFAYESNGSVYFDVQEYNSRGLNYGELSRRNIEELFANTRDLDGQNEKKNPQDFALWKAASPAHIMRWNSPWGEGFPGWHLECTAMSTKYLGEKFDIHGGGMDLKFPHHECEVAQGKACNGTEPVNYWLHANMLTMNGQRMSKSTGNYILPMELVSGSNSFFEKAFHPAVVRFNFLQAHYRSVLDISNEAMLASEKGFQRLMDAMKILSDVQLKTASNSTFDVEAWKKKCYDALTDDFNSPILISHLFEAVNFIFRLKDGKETVTSTDLENLKQLLNDFVFDVLGLQNVEENNHQKLDQALQVLIELRNQARKAKNFDLSDQIRDRLLAEGIELKDGRDGTTYALN
- a CDS encoding 4-alpha-glucanotransferase (amylomaltase) — encoded protein: MKLFFSINFRTKVGENLQLLIIKNQNVEKSCPLTYSKDGNWVAEVDYFSRDITYKYRLTDDSGTILDEEFAVHRLDFPYQYDEFIIHDTWNLKNFPENYLNNKILKNKLSGFKPEKVSVLKKHTHLFRLEAPIYQKNWQIVMLGDHDALGNWEYFKAVPMAQTDFGVWEAALELPANQIIHYKYGLRNSDTGEVFDIEYGENRWATPNTEKNVLQIKADHYFRFKAFEMYHAAGVAVPVFALRTENGFGVGEFNDLKNLADWAKETNLSVLQILPINDTTANYTWTDSYPYAAISVYALHPQYLSLEKLDFAIPEDLLEQFNMEKTELNSLSLIDYEKMISAKWKYITAVFNLNKDEILKDRNFRKFLKENDEWLLPYAAFCVQRDKYKTPDFNSWKTHKKYIPGKIAPFFTAKSKDFSTTMLHAWVQYQLHVQLKEAIDYTHELGISVKGDLPIGIYRHSVEAWTEPDLFGMDFQAGAPPDQFTELGQNWEFPTYNWEAMKADGYRWWKNRFKALEQYFDAMRIDHILGFFRIWRMPVSATQGLLGYFYPAVPVTADEFRSRNIPFNEDRYCKPFINDQILWDEFGMERDAIHNHFMNNHFNGIYTFKEEFDTQRKLTDYFKQNPYGWAEEKLISLCANVLFLIEEKDGEGVYHPRFNVSRTTSYQYLPDWERAAINDLYNDYFFKRQDGLWYQKAMEKLPVILNATDMLICGEDLGFVPESVPVVMDRLAITALKVQRMPSDDVAWYNPKEAGYMNVVTASSHDSSTLRQWWHEDRNLTQQYFRDQLGQAGTAPHNLEPQLAEMIMKQHLYNDAMLAIFPIQEFLATDPALTRAEMDEERINQPAVFPHYWRYRMHLNLENLLDKGDFNNKIAGWVADSNRM